In the genome of Podospora pseudocomata strain CBS 415.72m chromosome 7, whole genome shotgun sequence, the window TGAGAATCCACGAGTACAGCACGAAGGCTGAATCCCGGAATCAAACTGAGATCATCTCTTAATTTGCCCTTGCTGATTAGTTTCTCCAAAACTGAGGTTTTCTAGTTGTTCCATTTTTATGTTGGGGTATCATTTGTTCTACAGGATTTCCCACCTTCCCACATTTTCCCGTTTTCTTTCTGTCTACCCCATCAACTGCCTAATATCCTCGGGCGGCCACCTCACCTGCGCAAACGTCAAGCACCGCTTGATGCTCTGCAGATACTTTCTCGTCACCTCGCTCCCCATGATATGCCCCCTCTCTCCGTTATGGAGCTTTTCTCTTGCGCTACGTTCGTGGATACCAACCATGGTGACACCAATCGGCCAGGCGGCCTTTCCGATGCTCAGCCGTAGATACCCATCATTGGCATCGACGTATCTCTTTTCCTGGGCAGCCTTGACAATCTCCACGATGGCTTCCAGGATACTCTCGTCTAGGCCCCCCTTTTCGAAAAGCCGGAATAACGGCGCCATATTTTCCTTGGATGACACCATGGCGTTGATTGCTTGctggccggcggtggtgtcggcGTTGTCTTCTCTTGCGAGCGCGGCTTCCCACTCGCGGAGGATCATGTTGAAGTAAGAGGCCAACTGGCGGTAGAGGTACTTCCTTGCCTTCCTGTCGGTAGCTGGAGGGATCTTGTCCGGTACTTTCATGTCCTTTTCCTCGACAGGGAGGAGTTTGGTAGCGATTGGACCTGCAGAAAGAGACTTTGGTCTGGTAACCTTTCTGTAACGACGTAACCTTGAAACGTGGGACTCTCCGAACAATATCGCCGGCTGGCCTAGCTCTCGGAGTTTGGACTTGAGTTCATCATCGGGGATGTCGGTGTGGTCTTGTTCGTCGTCGGAAGAGGCGTCAGAGtcgggtttgggggtggcggaggagtcGTCGTCGGTCTTGGGGGGGAGTTCTGGTAGGCCTAGACGTTTCCTTCGGGCTCGTTCCTCTTCggcttctttggcttctcTGCGGAGCCGGGATTCCTCGGCGAGTTTCTGGCGTTTCTCCTCGCGGGCTTTGGCTTCCTCggcggcttcctcctcgcgcTTGCGTTTGGCGGCTGCTCTGGCGGCTCGTTGTTCTTCGAGGGCCTTTTGCTCGGCTAGGTAGGCTGCTTGGCGTTGGGCTTCGGCTTCGCGGCGGGAGATGTACTTTTGGggtttttccttttctggTTCTTTCTTGGCTATCTCCTTAGCCATGAGAGAGGCAAAGTccatggtgggtggtgggtggtgggtggtgtgttgatatatggtgttggtgatgggtgaaAGCCTTGTGGTGTGTCCTGGGGGTTGGATATCAGGGTCTAGCGAACCGTTGGAAGCCGGGGAAAAGGCTGGAAAGGGGGTCTCACACAGTCAAAAcaagaggtgaggttggaaaTGGAGAGATGAGGTTCCGGGAGCTGCAAGTGTTCGGGGAGTGCTCCGCTAAATAAGGTCGGCCCCAATGTCGTTGCACTAGCGTGATGCGGGAAGAGTGCTGCGCCACGATCTGGACCCACTTTGTTGACGGATCGGCACCGGCAGGCAAGACAGGTACTGAGGTACTCAACACGGACACACCCTGCTTGTGACAAGAACTTCACGCCCCCTGGGCTGGTTGTGGATGATATCCTCAGTCTCTGTTTCCCAAGGTGGCCCGCGAACCGGGGCAGCCGGGTCGAACCTTCAGGCCGGAGTGGAGGAGAGTGAAAGCTTATCTTAGAAGGAGCCTTCCACCGCTAGGGAAGCCATTGCCCTGGGGCGTGTAACTTAAAATACGCTTTCCGAAGTCCTCAAAATCATGACAagtcttgttttctttcccatAAAATTTCTAAACTTGCCCAAATCATCTTACTACTCGTGCCCCGCGAACAAGGAGCTCTGTAAGCCATCATTGGCAGCCGTCTTATCATCATGTCTTCATCAAATGGAGCCCAGAAACCAATCCACTCCAGAGTGAAACTTTTCTACCGCATCAATGTTCCCCATGAGTATGTCATCTCAAGACTATGTATTGTGCTTGATACCGGTCAGCAAAGCTAACTGTACCTGTGTGATAGGCCAGAAGAATTTATCCAGGACCCCTTGCCTGCACATGTTGAGCTTGATATCCCAATGACATGGTATGACGTCGTCCAACTCTGGCCTTATTAGGCTTGCCAGTCAGCTCAGCTAACATTGTACTCTTGACAGCACAGTCAAAGACCTGGCTGATATCATGGAGAAGAACTCGAGAAAAATCATCCCTTCTCTTTCCGTCGGCACCCGGCTCTGCTTCCGCACTATGGACCGGTCAATTTACAGCACAAAGCCAAAATACCTTCCGTCACCTTACGGCAGTTACGTTATCGGTCGAGGTTACCCAGGAATCGATTTACCCGCACGAGACGAGAATGACCCAGCGAGCCCCAAGCCAAAGCTCCGATGGCTGGATGGCGCTTACATTGTCTGTACCATCTTTCCGCCACTACCCAGCGACGAAGAC includes:
- a CDS encoding hypothetical protein (COG:A; EggNog:ENOG503NXF3; BUSCO:EOG0926420U) yields the protein MDFASLMAKEIAKKEPEKEKPQKYISRREAEAQRQAAYLAEQKALEEQRAARAAAKRKREEEAAEEAKAREEKRQKLAEESRLRREAKEAEEERARRKRLGLPELPPKTDDDSSATPKPDSDASSDDEQDHTDIPDDELKSKLRELGQPAILFGESHVSRLRRYRKVTRPKSLSAGPIATKLLPVEEKDMKVPDKIPPATDRKARKYLYRQLASYFNMILREWEAALAREDNADTTAGQQAINAMVSSKENMAPLFRLFEKGGLDESILEAIVEIVKAAQEKRYVDANDGYLRLSIGKAAWPIGVTMVGIHERSAREKLHNGERGHIMGSEVTRKYLQSIKRCLTFAQVRWPPEDIRQLMG
- a CDS encoding hypothetical protein (COG:K; EggNog:ENOG503P2RW) gives rise to the protein MSSSNGAQKPIHSRVKLFYRINVPHEPEEFIQDPLPAHVELDIPMTCTVKDLADIMEKNSRKIIPSLSVGTRLCFRTMDRSIYSTKPKYLPSPYGSYVIGRGYPGIDLPARDENDPASPKPKLRWLDGAYIVCTIFPPLPSDEDELIVPPALPHKISRLGPDQPGKGIVVGGDRTANGKGKGREDEDEDPRPPRRGNTRVSKGTSRGPTSRTRDNDRRAN